The DNA region GCAGCTCACCGACGACGTACCCGGCCAGGCCGGCGAGGAAGAACTGCGGGATGACCCCCGCGACGGCCTCGAACGCGTCCTGGTTCTCGTAGAAGTCGGCCGGCGGCAGCTGCACGGTCAGGCTGAAGCTCAACGCTGCCAGGGCCAGCACGGCGAAACCGGAGAGCACGACGCGGCGCATCGCCTTGAAGCCGTACACCTCACTGATCACGTCGCCGAGCACGTAGGCCAGCGGGAAGAGCAGGAAGGCGCCGTCGGTGACGAGCCCGTCCATCGAGAGGAACCCGAGTTCGAAGCTCAGGTCGGGGAAGAGGAGGACGCCCTTGGTTCCGGTGACGTTGCTGATGAGCATCACGCCGACGAACAGGGCGATGAGATAGCCGTAGTACGGGCTGGCGACGGTGGCGAACACGGCGCGGCCGGGGAGACCGGCGGAGGCGGTGGAGGAGGTTCTGGGCGCCGGCTCGGGAGTGTTCCCGTCCGGCCGCCCAGTCCCCAGCTGGTCGGAATTCTGCGAGGAAGTGGTCACGAACGACGATTATCCGCGCCGCCCACCGCGATGCCGAATCCCTGCCTGCCGAATAGGCCGCGTCGCGCCGCGTCACCGTTGATCGACAAGTCGCTTCCGCACGCGTTGTGCGAGTGGGTCTGCGCGGAACGCTCTTTTCGATGAGGCGGTCGGGCCCGGCTGGGCGCGCGTCGGCCGATCAGGCCACCACCCAGGGGCCGGACCGCAGGGACTCGGTGGTGACCACCCCATGCAGCGCCTCGATCGAGTCCGCGCCCTCCGGCCCACCGAGTGAGGCCACGATCCGGGCGACCGCGGCCCTCGTCGTCGTCCCCTCCTGCGCCAGATCGGCCAGGGTCACCGCGCCGTCCCGCTTGGCCAGGCGCTCTCCGGCGGCGTTGACCGCGAGCGGCACGTGCACGTACTCCGGATGCGGCAGGCCCAGCAGCTCAGCGAGGTGAGCCTGGCGGGGAGTGGAGGAGAGCAGGTCCTCGCCGCGCACGACCTGGTCGACGCCCTGCTCGGCATCGTCGACGACGACGGCGAGGTTGTACGCCCACACGCCGTCGCCGCGGCGCAGCACCACGTCGTCGACGACCCCCGTGTACGGCCCGTGGACCAGGTCGGTGATCGTCAACTCCGCGACCGTCGCGCGCAGCCGCAGCGCCGGCACCCGCCCCGGACCGAGCGCCGCACGACGACGCGCGCGCTCCGCCTCGGACAGGTCACGGCAGGTGCCCGGGTACGACCCGGGCGGGGAGTGCGGCGCGCGCGGGGCCTCCGCGATCTCTCGGCGCGAGCAGTAGCACTCGTAGACCAGACTCTGATCGGCGAGCCGGTCGGCCGCCGCGGCATAGGCGTGCGCGCGAGCCGACTCCCGCATGATCTCGCCGTCCCAGTCGATACCGATCGCCGCCAGGTCCGAGAGCTGACGCTCGGCCACACCGGGGCGGGCGCGGGCGGTGTCGAGGTCGTCCACGCGCATCCGGAACGCACGACCCGAATCGCGGGCCAGGACCCACGCCGCCACCGCGGTGCGCAGATTGCCCAGGTGCAGGTCACCCGACGGGCTGGGCGCGTACCGGCCGGCGCCGGGGGGGAGGGAACTGGCGGGGGTGTCCACCACACCAGGGTAGGACGCTGGCGGGAGGACTCGTCGGCCGCGCGTGTAGCGCGCGGCGTGTGCCGGCCGCGGTGGGAGGTGCCAGACTGGACGGCATGAGCGCAGATGCCGACAACGCACGCCCCGACGCCGACGACACCACCCGCCTGACCGAGGAGCAGATCGCCGAAGGTCTGGCCGACCTGCCCGGCTGGGCCCTGTCGGAGGGGTCGCTGACCTACACCGCCGTGTGCGAGACGCCGCAGGCCGCCATCGACCTGGTCGCCGCGATCGGGCAGGCCGCCAACTCGCAGAATCATCATCCCGACCTGCTGTGGAGCTACGACGAGGTCACCCTCGACCTGCGCAGCCACGACGTCGACGGAGTCACCCGGCGCGACCTCCGACTGGCACGGTCGGTCTCGGCACTGTCCGGCGAGTTCGACGCCACCCCGCTGGGGCTGGGGGAGTAGACGGCCCACGCCGGTCGGTTCGGCTCGGCTGGCCGGCTGGCCGGGTAGGCGGGCAGGCGGGCGGGCAGCGGGCGGCAGTCGTCGAGAAGACACTTCCGCACGCGCGCTCTCGCTCGATATGTGCGGAACGCTCTTTTCGATGGGGTGGCTGGCGGCCGGCTGGCGGCCGATTGGCTGCTACCCCACGAACTCGACGCCCACGAACTCGACGCCCGCGAACGCGGCCGCCGCGGCGGCGAGGTCCAGCAGTGGCTGCGGCATGATCCCCAGCAGGACGGTCACGACGGCTGCCACCGCCACCACGCCGTAGGTGACGGGCCGGTGGGCGAAGGCCACCCCGCCCGAGCTCGCGGCCCCCGAGGCGTCGACGGGGTCGGCGTCGCGGAAGAACATCACCACGATCACGCGGACGTAGAACGAGGCCGCGATCGCACTCGTGAGCACGCCGATCACCACCAGGGTCACCGCGCCGCCGGCCACCGCCGCGGAGAACACCGCGAATTTGGCGATGAACCCGCTGGTCAGCGGGATACCTGCCAGTGCGAGCAGCAGGAGCGCGAACGCGCCCGCCACGAGCGGCTGGCGACGACCGAGCCCGGTCCAGGCCTGCAGGTCGGTCACCTCGGCACCGTCCGGGGCACGGACCAGCCCCGCCACGGCGAAGACGCCGACGGTGCTCACGGCATACGCCGCGAGGTAGAACAGCACCGCGGTGGATCCTGCGCCCGGCGGGCCGAGCACCCCGGTGAGCAGGAATCCGGCGTGTGCGACGGAGGAGTAGGCCAGCAGGCGCTTGACGTCGTTCTGGGTGACCCCGACGACCGTGCCGACGATCATCGTCAGCGCCGCGACCACCCAGAGGACGGGCGACCAGTCCGCTTCGAGGCGGGGTACGGCGGTGTAGAAGAAGCGCAGGATCGCACCGAACGCGGCGAGCTTGGTCCCGGCGGCCATGAACGCGGTGATCGAGGTGGGCGCGCCCTGGTAGACGTCCGGGGTCCAGGTGTGGAACGGCACCGCCCCGATCTTGAACAGCAGGCCCACCGACATCATCGCCACGCCGATCATCGCGAGCGAGCTGCCGCCCTCGGCAGCGACGACCGCCGCGATGCCGCGGAACTCCACGGTCCCGGCGTAGCCGTAGATCAGCGCCGCCCCGTAGGCGAAGAACGCGGAGGAGAACGACCCGAGCAGGAAGTACTTCACCGCGGCCTCCTGCGAGAGGAGCCGCCGACGGCGCGCCATGCCGCACAACACGTAGAGCGGCAGGGACAGCACCTCGAGCGCGATGAACAGGGTGATGAGGTCGTTCGCCGCCGGGAACAGCATGAGCCCGCCGGTGGCGAACAGGGCCAGCGGGAACACCTCGGTCTGGGAGACCCCGGCGCGCTCGGCCTCGCGTTCGGCGTCGCCGCCCGGGGCCAGCGCGGCCTGCGGGGCGAAGCCCGCGAGGACGGGGCGACGGGCAGCGGGCGCCGCGCCCGATTCGGTCGACGCAGTCGATGCCCCGGACGCACCCGCGCGCGCACCGGCCGAGCCGGCGCCGCCCGCGCCCGCCCCGCCAGCACCCGCCCCGACCGACCCTGCCACCGTGTCCGCTCGCGAGCGCTCACTGATGAGCAGTCCGGCCCCGATCGCCACGAGGACAGTCGCCCCCTGCAGGAACAGCGTGGGACCGTCCACGGCCACGGCGCCGCCGGCGGTGATGATCCGCGTCCCGGCGAGCAGGACCACCGTCACCAGCGCCGCGACGAGCCCGCCGAGGTACAGCACCATCTGCACGACGTAGCGGTGCCGGGCGGGGGCGAATGCCTCGACCAGGACGGAGACGATCGCCGTGCCGAGCACGAGGAGCAGCGGCAGGAGCGAGGAGTAGGCGATGTCCGGGCTCATCGGGTGGCACCTTCCACGTGGGCGACGGTCGCGGCGACCGCCGGGTCGATCACGTCGAGCGCCGGCTGCGGGTAGAAGCCCAGCACGATCAGCGCCAGGATCAGAGGGGCCAGCACCACGCGTTCGCGCGTCGACAGGTCGGGCGTGGACCGCAGGCCCGGCGGGACGGGCCCGCCCATGACGCGCTGGTAGGTCCACAGGATGTAGACGGCGGCCAGGACGAACGTCGCCGTGGAGAGCACGGCCGCGACCGGGTACACCGCGAAGGTGCCGACGAACACCAGGAATTCGCTGATGAACGGCGCCAGACCGGGAAGCGAGAGCGTCGCGAGCCCGGCGATGAGGAACACCCCGGCGAGCACGGGCGCCACCTGTTGCACGCCGCCGTAGTAGCCGATCTCCCGGATCCGGTGTCGTCGGACGAGGAAACCGGCCACGAGGAACAGCGCGGCTGTGGCGATGCCGTGGTTGACCATGTACAGCGTGGATCCCGCCGCGGACTGCTCGGTCGCCGCGAAGACGCCCAGCACGATGAACCCGAAGTGGGAGATGGACGCGTACGCGATGAGCCGCAGCAGGTCGGTCTGCGCGATCGCCATGATGCCGCCGTAGACGATGCTGATCACCGCCAGCGTCATCATCACGGGTGTCGCGGTGGCCGCGGCCTCGGGGAACAGCGGCAGGCTGTAGCGCAGCATCGCGAAGGTGCCGACCTTGTCGACCACGGCCATCATGAGCACGGCGGAGGCGGGGGTCGCGGTGACGGCGGCGCCGGGCAGCCACGTGTGGAACGGCCACAGGGGGGCCTTGATCGCGAACGCGAGTGTGAACCCGGCGAACAGCAGCAGCATGGCGCCGGGCGGGATCTGCAGTCGCCCGTCGGCGACGGCGTCGGTGATGAGGCGGTAGTCGAACGTGCCGCGGCCGTCGGGCCCGAGTCCGGCCCGGTCGGTGTACATGTAGAGCCCGAGCACCGCGGCGAGCATGACCAGCCCGCCGAGCAGGTTGTAGAGGAGGAACCGGACGGCCGACCGCGCCCGGTCCGCGCCGCTGTCCCCGAACGCGCCGATGAGGAAGTACAGCGGGATGAGCATCGCCTCGAACGCGACGTAGAACAGCAGCACGTCGAGGCTGGTGAACGCCACCAGCGCCAGGCCCTGCGTCGCGAGCATGAGCGCGGGGTACGCCTGTGCGCGCCGGCCGTCCGAGGTGGCGCCGCTGGAGTCGTCGGCGTCGCGCCATCCGGCGAGCAGCAGCAGCGGCATGAGTGCGGCGGTGAGCAGCATCAGCACGAGAGCCACGCCGTCGATCCCGAGCGTGTACGTCGCGCCGAACGCGGGGATCCACTGCCGCGACTCGACGAACTGGTGGGTGTCGCCGCCCGGGTCGAACCCGACTGCCAGTGCGACCGCCACCCCCAGGACGATCAGCGAGGTGCCCAGTGCGAGGGGTCTCGCCGCGCGGCGCGCGCTGGTTGGGAGGACGACGACGAGAAGGGCCCCGACCAGGGGCACGAGCCACAGCGCGGTGAGCAGTCCGGGGCCGGTCACAGCGCGCCACCACCCAACATCGCGGCCAGCACCAGAACGGCGCCGATCAGCATGTAGAGCGCGTAGGAGCGGGTGAGTCCGGACTGCAGGAGTCTCGTCCGGGCGGACAGTTCCCCGAGGGCGGAGCCGACGCCCGTCGCCGCCCCGGCGACGACCCGTCTGTCGAGCACCTCGGTGCCTGCCACCATCGCCTGGCCGGGTCGCATGAACACCCTCTCGTTGAGGTCGTCGGCGTAGAGGTCGCGCCGGGCGGCCCTGGTGAGTGCGGAGCCGGCGGGGGCGGTGGTCGGGATCTCGCTACGGGCGTAGCGGTGCACGGCGAGGGCGATGCCGGCGGCCACCACGACGAGTGAGGCGGCGGTGACCAGCCACACCGGCAGGACGTGGTCCGGGTGGTGGTCGCCGACGACCGGGGCGAGCCAGTCCTGAAGGCGCCCGCCGAGGGCGAGCAGCAGGCCCGAGAACACCGATCCCACGGCGATCGCGATCATCGGCGCCGTCATGATCGCCGGCGACTCGTGGGGGTGGGCGTCGTCGGCCCAGCGCCCGGGCCCGAAGAAGGTCAGGATCATCACGCGGGACATGTAGAAGGCGGTCAGGCCCGCGCCGAGCAGGGCCACCGCCCCCAGGAGGTAGCCGACCGGCGACCCCGAGACCGAACCCGCACCCGCGGTGCTCCCCACGTCGAAGGCGGCGGAGATGATGCCCTCCTTGGAGTAGAAACCCGCGAAGGGCGGGACGCCGATGATGGCCAGATAGCCGAGGCCGAAGGTGGCAAAAGTGATCGGCATGACCGCGCGTAGGGCGCCGTAGCGTCGCATGTCGACCTCGCCGTTCATCCCGTGCATCACCGAGCCCGCGCCGAGGAACAGCCCGGCCTTGAAGAAGCCGTGGGTGAGCAGGTGCATGATCGCCAGCGCGTATCCGGCGGGACCGAACCCGGCGGCCATGACCATGTAGCCGACCTGACTCATGGTGGAGGCGGCGAGCACCTTCTTGATGTCGTCCTTGGCGCAGCCGATCACCGCGCCGAACAGCAGCGTCACCGCGCCGACCGCGATCACCGCCGCCCGCGCCACCGGGGCGGCGTCGAAGACGGGGTTGGAACGGGTGATGAGGTACACGCCCGCGGTGACCATGGTGGCCGCGTGGATGAGGGCCGACACCGGGGTGGGGCCCTCCATCGCGTCACCGAGCCAGGACTGCAGCGGCACCTGGGCGGACTTGGCGCACGCGCCCAGCAGCAACAGCAGGCCGAGCGCGGTGACGAGCCCGGGGCTCACGGCCGCGCCGTCGGCCCCGGCCCCCGCCGCCCCGCCTCCGATCGCGGAGAACACACCCTCGTAGGACAGTGTGCCCAGCTGGGTGACCATGACCATGAGCGCCACGCCCAGCCCGATGTCGCCGACGCGGTTGACGAGGAACGCCTTCTTGGCGGCGGTGGCGGCGGACGGTTTGTGCTGCCAGAACCCGATGAGCAGGTACGAGACCAGGCCCACGCCCTCCCAGCCCAGGTAGAGGCCCAGGAAGTTGTCCGCCAGCACCAGCACCAGCATCGCCGCGAGGAACAGATTGAGGTACGCGAAGAACTTCCGCCGTGCCGGGTCGGCCGCCATGTAGCCGATCGAGTACACGTGGATGAGCAGGCCGACGCCCGTGACGAGCAGGACGAACACCAGGGACAGCTCGTCCAGACGCAGACCGAAGTCCACGGTGAGATCGCCGACCGAGACCCACGTGAACAGGGTCTGGGCGGCGGCGCGGTCCCCGGCCTCGCGGCCGGTCATGGCGACGAATTGCCATGCCGCCACGGCGAACGAGCCCAGCGCGGTCGCGCAGCCGAGCAGGTGGCCCCACCCGTCCGCGCGGCGGCCGAGCAGCAGCAGGACCGCCGCGCCGAACAGCGGCAGAGCGGGGATGAGCCAGAGCGCGGACCCGGCGACGGCGGGGGCGAGGGCGGCCGCGGTCGTTGTCGTCGTCGTCATCACGGTCGTCGTCCCCCTAATACCTGAGCAGGCTGGCGTCGTCCACGGACGCCGATCGGCGGGAGCGGTAGATGGCCATGATGATCGCGAGACCGATCACGACCTCGGCGGCGGCCACCACCATGATGAAGAAGGCGAAGAGCTGGCCGGTGACGTCGCCGTGCATCCTCGCGAACGCCACCAGCGCGAGGTTGGTCGCGTTGAGCATGAGTTCGATGCACATGAACACGACGATCGCGTTGCGCCGCAGCAGGAACCCGGCCGCACCGATGGTGAACAGCACGGCCGAGAGGTACAGGTAGTACTCCGGGTTCATGACCGCCTCCCGTCCGCGCCGCGCCCCTCGCCGGCCTCTAGCTCGTCCCTGGCTGCGGCGTCGCGGGCTGCGGTGTCGCGGGCGTGGCGACGCAGCACCTCGCTCACGGAGTCGGGGGCGTCGGTGCCGTCGGGGAGTCGGGCGGGCATGTCGGCGGAGTTGCGGCGCGCGTACACGCCGGAGCTGGGCAGCGGGGTCACGCGGGCGGTGTCGTCGGCCTGCCAGTCGAGGAAGCGCTGTTGCGACATCTGCCGCTGGGTGAGGCGTCCGGTGAACCGCTCGCGGTGCGCCAGGACCATCGCGCCGAGGGTGGCGATGATGAGCAGCACCCCGGTGAGCTCGAACGCCCACACGTGCCGGGAGAACAGCAGCTCGGCCAGCGCCGGCACGTCGGAGTAGCCCGGCGCGAACCCGGCGAACGGCGGCAGCTGCGCCCGGGCCAGCCCGGTGGCCAGCAGGATGCCGAACCCCAGACCCGCGACGATCGCCGCCACCCGGTGCCCGCGGATGCGCTCGACCAGCGAGTCCGAGGACTCGACGCCGATGAGCATCACCACGAACAGGAACAGC from Dietzia sp. B32 includes:
- a CDS encoding NADH-quinone oxidoreductase subunit J gives rise to the protein MSTGESVLFWVLAIIAVAGALGVVSATKAVYSALCLAATMVSLAVLYIAQGAVFLGVGQIVVYTGAVMMLFLFVVMLIGVESSDSLVERIRGHRVAAIVAGLGFGILLATGLARAQLPPFAGFAPGYSDVPALAELLFSRHVWAFELTGVLLIIATLGAMVLAHRERFTGRLTQRQMSQQRFLDWQADDTARVTPLPSSGVYARRNSADMPARLPDGTDAPDSVSEVLRRHARDTAARDAAARDELEAGEGRGADGRRS
- the nuoN gene encoding NADH-quinone oxidoreductase subunit NuoN, which produces MSPDIAYSSLLPLLLVLGTAIVSVLVEAFAPARHRYVVQMVLYLGGLVAALVTVVLLAGTRIITAGGAVAVDGPTLFLQGATVLVAIGAGLLISERSRADTVAGSVGAGAGGAGAGGAGSAGARAGASGASTASTESGAAPAARRPVLAGFAPQAALAPGGDAEREAERAGVSQTEVFPLALFATGGLMLFPAANDLITLFIALEVLSLPLYVLCGMARRRRLLSQEAAVKYFLLGSFSSAFFAYGAALIYGYAGTVEFRGIAAVVAAEGGSSLAMIGVAMMSVGLLFKIGAVPFHTWTPDVYQGAPTSITAFMAAGTKLAAFGAILRFFYTAVPRLEADWSPVLWVVAALTMIVGTVVGVTQNDVKRLLAYSSVAHAGFLLTGVLGPPGAGSTAVLFYLAAYAVSTVGVFAVAGLVRAPDGAEVTDLQAWTGLGRRQPLVAGAFALLLLALAGIPLTSGFIAKFAVFSAAVAGGAVTLVVIGVLTSAIAASFYVRVIVVMFFRDADPVDASGAASSGGVAFAHRPVTYGVVAVAAVVTVLLGIMPQPLLDLAAAAAAFAGVEFVGVEFVG
- the gluQRS gene encoding tRNA glutamyl-Q(34) synthetase GluQRS, with the translated sequence MDTPASSLPPGAGRYAPSPSGDLHLGNLRTAVAAWVLARDSGRAFRMRVDDLDTARARPGVAERQLSDLAAIGIDWDGEIMRESARAHAYAAAADRLADQSLVYECYCSRREIAEAPRAPHSPPGSYPGTCRDLSEAERARRRAALGPGRVPALRLRATVAELTITDLVHGPYTGVVDDVVLRRGDGVWAYNLAVVVDDAEQGVDQVVRGEDLLSSTPRQAHLAELLGLPHPEYVHVPLAVNAAGERLAKRDGAVTLADLAQEGTTTRAAVARIVASLGGPEGADSIEALHGVVTTESLRSGPWVVA
- a CDS encoding queuosine precursor transporter, with the protein product MTTSSQNSDQLGTGRPDGNTPEPAPRTSSTASAGLPGRAVFATVASPYYGYLIALFVGVMLISNVTGTKGVLLFPDLSFELGFLSMDGLVTDGAFLLFPLAYVLGDVISEVYGFKAMRRVVLSGFAVLALAALSFSLTVQLPPADFYENQDAFEAVAGVIPQFFLAGLAGYVVGELLNSYVLVWMKRRTGERSLWARLLGSTVVGQLADTLVFCTIAAPALGMVLGSGDYWNYVVIGFVWKTLVEAVLLPVTYVVIAWIKKREPSYQAALSGSALSHSAV
- a CDS encoding NADH-quinone oxidoreductase subunit M, producing the protein MTGPGLLTALWLVPLVGALLVVVLPTSARRAARPLALGTSLIVLGVAVALAVGFDPGGDTHQFVESRQWIPAFGATYTLGIDGVALVLMLLTAALMPLLLLAGWRDADDSSGATSDGRRAQAYPALMLATQGLALVAFTSLDVLLFYVAFEAMLIPLYFLIGAFGDSGADRARSAVRFLLYNLLGGLVMLAAVLGLYMYTDRAGLGPDGRGTFDYRLITDAVADGRLQIPPGAMLLLFAGFTLAFAIKAPLWPFHTWLPGAAVTATPASAVLMMAVVDKVGTFAMLRYSLPLFPEAAATATPVMMTLAVISIVYGGIMAIAQTDLLRLIAYASISHFGFIVLGVFAATEQSAAGSTLYMVNHGIATAALFLVAGFLVRRHRIREIGYYGGVQQVAPVLAGVFLIAGLATLSLPGLAPFISEFLVFVGTFAVYPVAAVLSTATFVLAAVYILWTYQRVMGGPVPPGLRSTPDLSTRERVVLAPLILALIVLGFYPQPALDVIDPAVAATVAHVEGATR
- the nuoL gene encoding NADH-quinone oxidoreductase subunit L, yielding MTTTTTTAAALAPAVAGSALWLIPALPLFGAAVLLLLGRRADGWGHLLGCATALGSFAVAAWQFVAMTGREAGDRAAAQTLFTWVSVGDLTVDFGLRLDELSLVFVLLVTGVGLLIHVYSIGYMAADPARRKFFAYLNLFLAAMLVLVLADNFLGLYLGWEGVGLVSYLLIGFWQHKPSAATAAKKAFLVNRVGDIGLGVALMVMVTQLGTLSYEGVFSAIGGGAAGAGADGAAVSPGLVTALGLLLLLGACAKSAQVPLQSWLGDAMEGPTPVSALIHAATMVTAGVYLITRSNPVFDAAPVARAAVIAVGAVTLLFGAVIGCAKDDIKKVLAASTMSQVGYMVMAAGFGPAGYALAIMHLLTHGFFKAGLFLGAGSVMHGMNGEVDMRRYGALRAVMPITFATFGLGYLAIIGVPPFAGFYSKEGIISAAFDVGSTAGAGSVSGSPVGYLLGAVALLGAGLTAFYMSRVMILTFFGPGRWADDAHPHESPAIMTAPMIAIAVGSVFSGLLLALGGRLQDWLAPVVGDHHPDHVLPVWLVTAASLVVVAAGIALAVHRYARSEIPTTAPAGSALTRAARRDLYADDLNERVFMRPGQAMVAGTEVLDRRVVAGAATGVGSALGELSARTRLLQSGLTRSYALYMLIGAVLVLAAMLGGGAL
- the nuoK gene encoding NADH-quinone oxidoreductase subunit NuoK, which produces MNPEYYLYLSAVLFTIGAAGFLLRRNAIVVFMCIELMLNATNLALVAFARMHGDVTGQLFAFFIMVVAAAEVVIGLAIIMAIYRSRRSASVDDASLLRY
- a CDS encoding 4a-hydroxytetrahydrobiopterin dehydratase, which codes for MSADADNARPDADDTTRLTEEQIAEGLADLPGWALSEGSLTYTAVCETPQAAIDLVAAIGQAANSQNHHPDLLWSYDEVTLDLRSHDVDGVTRRDLRLARSVSALSGEFDATPLGLGE